Proteins encoded within one genomic window of Humulus lupulus chromosome 1, drHumLupu1.1, whole genome shotgun sequence:
- the LOC133791316 gene encoding receptor-like protein EIX2 yields MIMMSKTTAPQILMISMLFINLMSSFLGSSFAVGEPKCKEAERQALLQLKEDMYGGDGWDDGLPSWAKEEEKKECCEWVGIRCDSNSGHVTTLDLSPSTFEDSHSTFSSVGNITSLLAHLPYLNYLDLSGAGFHDKSSMPNVIDALSKLTKLRYLNLSYTTLSGEIPPKIGNLSSLQFLDLSGNDGLRLKDLQNWLSHLSSLQLLDLSHTNMSLAHDWIHVVNNLPHLAYLNLSGSSLQNHHVVSPSFLSHINSSKILSVLDLSRNSLSPLIFQWLFNHSHTLIQLDLHDCQLKTSFPKSFEKMATLSYLDLSQNQLEGSIPTSFGSENNALTYLDLSQNRLEGCIPISLGNNMTSLEYLNLSNNTLEGEIPKSIWKICTLKVLRANDNALSGQLQLAKSSRQCVHFSLEYLDLRRNQIMGSLPNITMYSSLVELLLRSNQLNGNVSETLGQLSQLKILDVSRNFFKGAMSVTHFSKLFNLHRLDLSSNSQLALNNIPSDWVPPFQLKFFISGLAFWVPTSQIGFVHKSIMSKLISLIPKFQILFPIGFGIYHLIYIT; encoded by the coding sequence ATGATCATGATGAGTAAAACAACAGCCCCTCAAATTCTCATGATTTCAATGCTCTTTATTAACTTGATGTCAAGTTTCCTGGGATCAAGTTTTGCAGTTGGAGAGCCAAAATGCAAAGAAGCAGAGAGACAAGCACTGCTACAGCTAAAAGAAGATATGTACGGAGGAGATGGCTGGGATGATGGTCTTCCGTCCTGGgcaaaggaagaagaaaaaaaggagTGTTGTGAATGGGTTGGTATTCGTTGCGACAGCAATTCGGGTCATGTCACCACCCTTGATCTGTCTCCTTCAACTTTTGAGGATTCTCATTCTACTTTTTCTTCAGTAGGTAATATCACTTCTTTATTAGCTCACTTGCCATATCTGAATTATTTGGACTTAAGTGGTGCAGGCTTTCATGATAAGTCCTCTATGCCAAATGTCATTGATGCTCTTAGCAAATTGACCAAACTAAGGTACCTTAATCTTTCTTATACTACACTAAGTGGAGAAATTCCTCCTAAAATTGGAAACCTTTCTAGCTTGCAATTTCTTGATCTTAGTGGTAATGATGGTTTGAGATTAAAAGACTTGCAGAATTGGCtttcccatctttcttctttacaactACTTGACCTTAGTCACACAAACATGAGCTTAGCTCATGATTGGATTCATGTAGTTAATAACCTTCCTCACTTGGCATATTTGAACTTAAGTGGTTCTTCTCTTCAAAATCATCATGTGGTTTCTCCCTCATTTCTTTCCCATATCAATTCTTCAAAAATTCTTTCCGTTTTAGATCTTTCTAGAAATTCCCTTTCTCCCCTGATATTCCAATGGCTGTTTAACCATAGTCATACCCTTATTCAACTTGACCTTCATGATTGTCAGTTGAAAACTTCATTCCCAAAATCTTTTGAGAAAATGGCTACTCTTTCATATCTTGATCTCAGTCAAAATCAATTGGAAGGTTCTATTCCTACCTCTTTTGGGAGTGAAAATAATGCTCTTACATATCTTGATCTCAGTCAAAATCGATTAGAAGGTTGTATTCCAATTTCTTTAGGAAACAATATGACTTCTCTCGAATACCTTAATTTGAGTAATAACACTCTTGAAGGTGAAATTCCGAAATCCATTTGGAAAATATGTACACTAAAAGTGTTGCGAGCAAATGATAATGCTCTCAGTGGACAACTCCAGCTTGCTAAATCATCACGCCAATGTGTTCATTTTTCTTTGGAGTATTTGGATTTGAGGAGGAATCAAATCATGGGATCATTGCCTAATATCACAATGTATTCTTCTCTGGTAGAGCTATTGCTTCGCTCAAATCAGTTAAATGGAAATGTATCCGAAACTCTAGGTCAATTATCACAATTGAAGATTTTGGATGTTTCTAGAAACTTTTTTAAGGGTGCAATGTCTGTAACTCATTTTTCAAAGCTCTTCAACCTACATCGTTTGGATTTATCATCAAACTCCCAATTAGCTTTGAATAACATCCCTTCTGATTGGGTTCCTCCCTTTCAATTGAAATTTTTTATCTCAGGTCTTGCATTTTGGGTCCCCACTTCCCAAATTGGCTTCGTACACAAAAGTATTATGTCCAAATTGATATCTCTAATTCCAAAATTTCAGATTTTGTTCCCAATTGGTTTTGGAATTTATCACCTCATTTACATCACATGA
- the LOC133813059 gene encoding receptor-like protein EIX2, with translation MVGTIKSYPLEGIYDFFAIDLSSNQFEGLVPLFFYKFESAYLSNNKFSSLNSSCDVKDDTLLSFLDISYNRLAGEFPDCWSHFPRLEILILNNNKLSGKLPTSIGSLPWIKILHFGSNSLIGNLPSSLKKCKELTILYLGENRLQGSIPSWMGVLSNLVILSLRSNQFNGSIPSSLCEMASIQILDMSLNYIYGDIPNCVGNFTAMKQRVRIKRYVTEYFLDYAPPTDTSITLPYNGSIHGYGAQVELIWKGRLSQYQNTLGLVKSIDLSSNKLTGEIPKEITQLIELVSLNLSRNDLSGEIPRQIGHLKSLDALDLSRNNFFGEIPLSLSQVDRLNVLDLSRNNLSGKIPTATQLQSFSSSSYMGNPQLCGLPLFKCPDNINSTTFNEIEDEYSFINRGFYASMGLGFVVGFWGLCGTLVFIKSWRYAYFKLLNCMGDWIYVMVGLQKEKILRMIKS, from the coding sequence ATGGTTGGGACAATTAAAAGTTATCCACTAGAAGGGATTTATGACTTTTTTGCAATTGATTTGAGCTCCAATCAATTTGAAGGTCTGGTACCACTATTTTTCTACAAATTCGAATCAGCCTATCTTTCCAATAATAAATTTTCTAGTCTCAATTCCTCATGTGATGTTAAAGATGACACACTGTTGAGTTTTCTAGATATTTCATACAATCGGTTGGCAGGAGAGTTTCCTGATTGTTGGTCACACTTTCCTAGATTGGAAATTCTTATTCTAAACAATAACAAATTATCAGGAAAATTACCTACTTCAATTGGCTCTTTGCCTTGGATTAAAATCTTACATTTTGGTAGCAATAGTTTGATTGGGAATTTACCTTCATCCTTGAAAAAGTGTAAAGAATTGACTATTCTTTACTTGGGAGAAAATAGATTACAAGGGTCGATACCCTCATGGATGGGAGTTCTATCAAATCTTGTCATTCTTAGTCTGCGATCCAATCAATTCAATGGCAGCATCCCTTCAAGTCTATGTGAGATGGCAAGTATTCAAATATTGGACATGTCATTAAATTATATCTATGGAGATATACCCAATTGCGTTGGCAATTTTACAGCAATGAAGCAAAGGGtaaggatcaaaaggtatgtTACTGAATATTTTTTGGATTATGCTCCCCCTACTGATACATCTATTACTCTTCCCTATAATGGAAGCATCCATGGCTATGGTGCTCAAGTGGAGTTAATATGGAAAGGAAGGTTGTCTCAATATCAAAATACATTGGGACTGGTAAAGAGCATTGATCTTTCCAGCAATAAGTTGACAGGGGAAATTCCAAAAGAAATTACTCAACTTATTGAATTGGTGTCATTGAATTTATCAAGAAATGATTTAAGTGGAGAAATTCCTAGACAAATCGGTCATTTGAAATCTCTAGATGCACTTGATTTATCAAGGAACAATTTTTTTGGTGAAATTCCTTTGAGCCTCTCTCAAGTAGATCGATTGAATGTCTTAGACTTGTCAAGAAATAATTTGTCTGGCAAAATTCCAACAGCCACTCAACTCCAGAGCTTTAGTTCTAGTTCGTACATGGGAAATCCTCAACTTTGTGGCCTTCCGTTATTCAAGTGTCCGGATAATATAAACTCAACTACTTTCAATGAAATTGAGGATGAATACTCTTTCATAAACCGAGGATTTTATGCAAGTATGGGGCTTGGATTTGTAGTTGGATTTTGGGGACTATGTGGAACTTTAGTGTTCATCAAATCTTGGAGATATGCATATTTCAAGTTATTGAATTGCATGGGAGATTGGATTTATGTGATGGTGGGATTACAAAAGGAAAAAATTTTGAGGATGATCAAATCTTAG